The sequence below is a genomic window from Zygosaccharomyces rouxii strain CBS732 chromosome D complete sequence.
AGCTGAAGATCCTGTTCCATACACTTTCAGCTGTAGTGTTCCCGGTAAAAACAAAGAGGATCCACCCCAAAATGTAGATATCACTGACAATTTGTGGTCATCGTTATTAAAACCAGGTTATAAGACTCCTGAAGATCAAATAACACTTGTATTTACACCAAGAGCTGTTTTCAAAGTTAGACCTATCACAAGAAGTTCAGCCGCCATTGCAGGTCATGGATCTACCATTCTATGTTCAGCATTTGCTCCTGATACGAGCTCTAGAATGGTGACCGGTGCGGGTGATAACACTGCACGTATTTGGGATTGTGCTACTCAGACTCCTCTTTCTGTATTGAAAGGCCATTCCAACTGGGTTTTATGCGTGGCATGGTCTCCTGACGGTGAACTCATTGCCACTGGCTCGATGGATAATACCATTAGACTATGGGAATCCAAGGCAGGTAAACCATGGGGCGATGCTATGAAGGGACATTCCAAATGGATAACTTCTTTGACATGGGAACCGTTACATTTAGTGGCAGCTGGTGATAAGCCAAGATTAGCAAGTGCTTCCAAGGATGGTACCATTAAGATCTGGGATGCATCTCGTAGAACTTGCCTTTATACACTAAGTGGCCACACCAATTCCGTCTCGTGTGTCAAATGGGGTGGCCAAGGTCTGCTTTACACTGGATCCCATGATAAGACTATCAGAGTTTGGGATATTAAAGCTGGTGGTAAGTGTATCAACATTTTGAAGTCCCATGCCCATTGGGTAAACCATCTGTCATTATCAACCGATTATGCCATTAGAGTGGGGCCATTTGGACCTGATGGTAAAGCTAGTCCATCGCCACAAGAGGCAAGAGACATCGCAAAGAAAAACTATGAAAAAGTCGTCAGGAAAAGTGGTCAAGTGGAAGAGCTTATGGTTACCGCTAGTGATGATTTTACCATGTTTTTATGGAACCCTCTCAAGTCTGCAAAACCATTGGCAAGAATGACTGGACATCAAAAACTGGTCAACCATGTAGCATTCAGTCCTGATGGTAGGTATATCGTCTCTGCATCCTTTGAtaattctatcaaattaTGGGATGGTAGAGATGGTAAATTTATTGCTACATTCAGAGGTCATGTTGCTAGTGTCTATCAGGTTGCATGGTCTTCTGATTGCAGACTTTTGGTTTCTTGTTCTAAAGATACTACTTTGAAGGTTTGGGATGTTAAGACCAGGAAATTATCCGTAGATTTGCCTGGTCATCAAGATGAAGTTTATACTGTTGACTGGAGTGTCGATGGTCAAAGAGTCTGTAGCGGTGGTAAGGATAAGATGGTAAGATTATGGACACATTGAAATCTTGGTGTataaatttaattttttctataAAGTATGGATTATTCATTAATATATTTCGAGGAAATGCGTATATGCTGCTAAAGTATCGAGGCAGCTTAAATAAAGTGGGAAAAATGACAGAGAACAAGCTAGAGTCTTTGGGATGACATATATAATATCATTGAGTCCCTAAAAATTCCTAGCGGCTAAATATCGTATTCTATAGACTTGGTATGGGTCATATGATATTCACATGacttgttgaaattttttcatcaatggtCAACATCAAAAGTTGTACCAACTTTGACTACATTTAAAGACCATTAGATGTCATCAACCCGATTGACCTCAGGGAGctcttccacttctttaATCCCCCTCACACCATCATGTTGCGTCTGTTACGCTTGaagcaattgaacaaaCCTCTTCTAAGACAAACTATCAGGTTACAGTCTACTGTTGAAACTCCTAAAACTTTTAATTGTAATGAAGAAGCCGAGTTAGAATACCAACCAGGGTTTGCGTTTTCCGTTTTTCCACGCATCCAGGATGTGCATACCAATGATTTAGTCGGTAGCGATTCCTTTGGTAAGGACAAGTATTACGTGGAGAGAAGCGCTACTGGAAATCTACCAGTTTACATAGATGTtaaaaatggtggtaatgtATTCACTGAATTGAGGAAGATCCATGGTAATGTGATGAAACTTAGAAATGATTTACAAGAGCAGTTACCTCATATTCCCAAACAAAATTGGAAGTGCGTTGTGCAATCAAATAAAATCGTAATAAAAGGTGACTTTTCCCAAGAGGTAAAGCGTGTGTTGCAAACTACTTTCTAAAACAATACGTCATTTAAATCTTTATAAACATGTGtaaaatggaaaataaCTCTGTATATAGTTAACGAACTCTATTGACTTTCGGCGTGGTCTTCATCATGAGAAATTCTTCTGTAAGTGTAAAAGATGTCGTCTCTCAAAAAGGCACTGTCGATTAGATCAGAGAAGAAACTGAAAAGATTTACATTTGCCTTGATGAGTCTGTAGATGAAATCGAACGGCGTTTCGTTCTCTTTAAGGACTCCATTGAAGACACTAGGATCGAGTccaatgaagatttgaGCTGAAGATACTTGTTCCCAGTTCTTCTCAGGGTGTTTTTCGAATGGGATAGAGGCAGCAGTACCTTCTTGATCAATCAAATAATCAAAGGTATTccacttttctttcaattcgtTCAAATCTTCAGTCTTATCGTAAATGATACCATATTTGTCAAAATCCAACTCACCAAATCTAGTTACACCGGTCATACAAACGGGCACGTTCATGTGAACCGTGACGTTAGTGATATTATTAGCGATAATCATTTCATTAAAATCAGTGAGAGCCTGGCCACCAGGATAATTCATACTGGAAACATGCAGGAAAGCAAAAGAAGTGGCTAGAGAGATGAGCGGTGAAATACCAACGACAGCAATAATTAGGGCATGGAAAGCCTTTTTAACTGTTAAATTTTCCCAAATGTAAGCGGCTGCAGTACTGCCGAGTAAAATGATTGGTGGGATGGAATAAATGATGAATCTCCACTCCTTATGAGGCTGAAATGATAAAACGAAAATATGGAAAAATGCTGCCAAGGATACTATACGTATATTTTTAGGTGCATTCCTAAATCCAATGACACCCATTAGTAAAATTGTTGGTGGAACAAACATTGTTCTTAAGTAATGCGTGAAGTAACCTGCAGGAGATTCAATTCCCCACTCAGCGGATTTACCTCTGATCACATTGAAGATAAATGCATCAACTTCAGGAATACACCAATCTCTCCAGAAGTAAGAATCGACGGTCAAAGTCAAACCCATACCGATAATACCTCCCATTAGACCAAACTTAATTGCATTGAACcaatttaatttcttgtagAAAATTGACAGAAGTGCTACACCTGCACATAGAGCTGCGACTTCCAGTCTAAAAATGATGGCAGTGAAGGCTAACAGGAAAACAGATTGCTTATAGTTACCCAATAGAACCCAACCAAGGGCTACATTGGTCAAGGGTAAAGTCAAAACGAAATTGGGCAATGGTCTTGAACTGTAGAAGATCAAATGGAATTGAGACAGAACGTTAACAGTAAACCATGATCCCATACTGATTAAATTGACATCAGGACGTCTAATGGCCACAGGTctaccttcttctttattctttttatcttcttcttgctcttCCAATCTCTGTGTTTCAAGAGCATGCTCACCACAGTTCTTCAAGTACATCAATCCAAGCCAATTGGTCAATCCAATAATAGCTCTAGTTAACAACTGCCATTCAAATTGAGTAGGGGAATTGGCCGAGAAGATAGATGAAGCATAAGTAAATGGTTTGGTCAGTGCTGCAATAATCAATGGGCCAATAAATGATCTAGGAACCACACCAGGGAACTGTAAATGATCATAACGTGAGATATCAAGAATACCATAGTTTAAGATATCATGAACAGCTTGAATGCTAAAACTCTCCTCCACTTTAGTAAATGGAGCTTTCCTTAAATAAATGGAGATTAATAAAATTACACCATAATCCAAATAAGACCAACCCATATTGATCCTTAGATAGCTCCTTTTTGTTAGCCCTTTTCTTTATATTAGTGGCCAAGCAAGTGTtaaaaacttttcattGTATGTATGTCCTTATGAAGCTCATCGCGATATTATTCAATACATGTTGGTGGATATGGTGATGACAAAGAGCTGTTCAAGATTCTCGTTGGCTTCATCATGTCCGCCTTGAAAGATTACAAGTAcaatgaggaagaagatggtgaattaCCTTCGTTGGTTACCGGTACAGAATCGGATTTGAATGACATTTTGAACCATGTAAAGAGTGATGGGGGAATTAATATTGTAAGTGAGGATAAGATTGCTAGAACTAATTTACAGAATTCTAATTCTGATAATTCCACTACTTCATCTAGGAAAATCCCCGTTTCGATCATTACTGGATATCTAGGGTCAGGTAAATCAACTCTACTGGAGAAGCTTGCCCAGAAGGGTTCTGATAAGAAGATCGCAGTTATATTAAATGAATTCGGTGATTCTagtgaaattgaaaaagcTATGACTATTCGTAATGGCGAAAATAGTTATCAAGAGTGGTTAGATTTGGGTAATGGATGTCTCTGCtgttctttgaagaatgtTGGTGTTAAGGCAATTGAAGATATGATCCAAAGATCACCgggaaaaattgattatATCCTATTGGAGACTTCTGGTATTGCAGATCCTGCACCTATTGCCAAGATGTTTTGGCAAGACGAAGGTTTGAACAGTAACGTTTACATTGATGGGATTATAACTGTTCTTGATTGTGAACACATTGTTAAATGTCTTGATGATGTATCTGAACAGACACATTGGCATGGTGATCAAGTTGTGTTGGAGGACAAGTTAACCATTGCACATCTACAAATTGCCATGGCTGATAGATTAATTATGAATAAGTTGGACAGAATAGAGAACGATGAGAAtaaaataatgaaattagaacAGAGAATCAGAAGCATTAATTCTGAAGTCCCAATGTTTTATACCAAGTTTGCGGATATTGGAATAGACAAATTATTGGATTTACATGCATTTGATGCTAGAAACGTTCCACAAGAAGGTGGGAGCGGCTCCACATTCCACGATCCAAGGATGTCCACGGTGACATTAAATTTCAGACCATTGAAGACACAAGAATATGAtaagtttgaaaaagaattcCTGCAAGTTTTATTGTGGAAGGAAATGGGTGTCTGTAACGATAACATCCAAGGTGAAGTACATAGGACGAAGGGACTTTTACTAGTCGACGATAAGGTACGAGTGCTTCAAGGTGTAAGAGACACCTATGAAGTGTtcgatggtgaagaaacATCTTCCAGAACTTGTAGAATAGTCTTTATTGGTAAAAGTTTGGATCAAAAGAGCATCGCAGACCTGCTACATAACGTAATTAAATGAAATAAGACTAAACAAAAAACGAAGTTCTTCAAACTCTTCTTAGAGCTTTTGGCACTCTTTTATGTCTTACTACCAAATATACTAATAAAAGAACGAAGACACCGATAAGTACTTTAGTCAAAGGATGGTGTAGGTCATTGAACATTATGTCATTCAATTgcttttcctctttttcaccttcagcaAGTGTCAACCCCATTGTAACACCTTTGCTTACATCACCATTTCTAtaatcttctaatttcttGAGGTAAGCATTATGTTGAGCCACATTATCCATTATCGCTAGATCGTAAGCCAAAACGTACTTCAATTTAACATTGTGGATTGGTTTGCCCCCTACACCAAGCGGAGTATATTGAATCTTTTGGATTAGTTTATCTAATCCAGCAACAACTTGACCAAAAACGACGTATTTTCCATCAAAATCTGGTTCACCTTGCATGCCTGTcgtgatgaaaaattgcgAATTTTGATCTTCAGGCCCATTATTAGCCATACAAAGTCTACCAGGCCTATCATGCTTCAAGTCAAAATTTTCTGCTGGCCAAGAGTTTCCATAGATTGAAAAGGGGATGTGATCTTCCAATATGTCACCACCCTGAATCAATTTCCCTGGTTCCACATGGTGGAAAAGCGTATCCTTGTAGGAAACCTGTTGAAACTGTTCCTCTGATTGTCCATCATAACGAATCTTTACACCTCTTGCcaaagattggaaattcCTGGTAGTCTTGGGAGCTACGGTACCGTACAGTTCCATCGTCATTTCATGTTCAACTGGTTTCCCCTGATCTTCGTCAAAGTACTCCAACACCATTAAAACGCTATTCGTTGCTGGTGGATTGGGTTCATAAACTTTACTCCTGTCAATTTGGTCTAGTTTGGGTTTTGACAAATCGGCAAGCACTGGTGGTACGGCTCTACCTAGGGCCATAGAAGCCCAAATCCATAGGAAGAATATCCCTGCAAtcattttattcttttcgCCAAACACCTACTTTTAAAGATAACTCACTCTTGTTGAAGGACTATCGCTCTAAATCAACTGCTGAACCTTCTCAATATATACCAGTATATTCACAAATCTTCTCAAGCTGCAAGTGGTGGCTATGATATAGGTAAACCCTTGGAGTACTTACCTTATTGTCTATTTCGCTAACTAAAACTTGGTGTTGAAAGTAAGAATTTCACCTTAAGTTGCCTTCTTTTACAAgagaaataataaaagaaacAGTTAAGGATGCGAAGTCTAGAACAGAAATATCGATAAATGATTAATTGGAACTGataattgatccaattaGCGTAATGGAGATGTACTGGGGGGATTTTACAGTTATAAAACCCTTTTTTAAAGGTAAAATATCGATTATCTATTGACTCGAGGCTTCGAATAATAAACTATTAATTCAAAAAACTCAAATAATTTCGGAGAAATATGAGACCAGGTGTAATCGATTCTAGAGATCGAAAGGTTCCAGATACAATCTTGtctaaaattttaagaTCGGTTCTCGCTGCTTTTCCTTGCGCTGTCGCAGCGTAAATGCTAAATTAGTTATGCATCTTGCGGGGGAATCCTTGGTCATTTTGTCTATTTGGATCACTTCGAGTACCAAAAGTTATCTTTCTCCCatgcaattgatccacTTGTGGTGTCAGGGGCAATTGGGTGAGCACAAGTCTAGATCTGATCTACAGTAGCCGATGATCGACGTTGTTGATATTATTATAGGTAGATAGAGGGGGGCCTCGATATAGCAAAGGCGGGATATTTTCCATATAGTGTCCAAGATTGTTGTTACATTGATCCCTGTATCCACCATGGGGGTCTTACATAGGTTCATTATGGGGTCCTTCAACAATGGCGGAAATGTGCAATGATGCAAGATGAAGGAACACGCAGTAAAAGTTGTTCCAGGTATAATAATCTTGGCAATATTACTGGCGTTCTTGGCGATCTGGTTGAAAGGGTTCGAGAAGCAGAAGGGGCTGAAGAAGTTGGCTTATGGGGCCAGCGAGGAGAAGAGGGTAGAGAATGGCTCGAGGAAATTAGCAGACTTGGGGCCCGGTTGAATTGCGGTTGAATCAAGGATAACGATGaaagtttttgaaatctaaAGCCTCGAGGATTTCATCTCTTGGGACATGTTatgtaaagaattgcatcATGTAAAGAACTGCATCATGTATGTAATTGCATCACGTCCTTCTAACTACGGACCTTTACAAAAGTAGCATCCTTAGGGTGAAAAGATCTTGGAGAATTTTGTAGGGTTGGAAGTGGCTTCATCTGTTGCCTTATTGCATCCTTTTATGGCACATCCTGTTCTTTGCACGGTTAACGGTATTCCAGATTACAACCCGAGCTGTCATTGCTTGGAAAGTTATGATTAGCTTGAACAAGGGGAATAGGTACGAAAGGATTCCCCATGCCACCAAGTGACGATATCTCAAAATCTAAATATGGTACTGGTGTCCATAAAccaaggaagaaagaatttaaGGGTAAAAGAGCTGTTAGGGCTTGTGATACTTGTAGAAG
It includes:
- a CDS encoding peptidylprolyl isomerase (similar to uniprot|P25334 Saccharomyces cerevisiae YCR069W CPR4 Peptidyl-prolyl cis-trans isomerase (cyclophilin) catalyzes the cis-trans isomerization of peptide bonds N-terminal to proline residues has a potential role in the secretory pathway), which gives rise to MIAGIFFLWIWASMALGRAVPPVLADLSKPKLDQIDRSKVYEPNPPATNSVLMVLEYFDEDQGKPVEHEMTMELYGTVAPKTTRNFQSLARGVKIRYDGQSEEQFQQVSYKDTLFHHVEPGKLIQGGDILEDHIPFSIYGNSWPAENFDLKHDRPGRLCMANNGPEDQNSQFFITTGMQGEPDFDGKYVVFGQVVAGLDKLIQKIQYTPLGVGGKPIHNVKLKYVLAYDLAIMDNVAQHNAYLKKLEDYRNGDVSKGVTMGLTLAEGEKEEKQLNDIMFNDLHHPLTKVLIGVFVLLLVYLVVRHKRVPKALRRV
- the RSA4 gene encoding Rsa4p (highly similar to uniprot|P25382 Saccharomyces cerevisiae YCR072C Protein required for cell viability), which encodes MATVIPPPSKKQRKEAQKTREVDITPSDLPHVSIKFEALDTGENVGGSLRVPGGISEGQLEQLLNQLQGSAEDPVPYTFSCSVPGKNKEDPPQNVDITDNLWSSLLKPGYKTPEDQITLVFTPRAVFKVRPITRSSAAIAGHGSTILCSAFAPDTSSRMVTGAGDNTARIWDCATQTPLSVLKGHSNWVLCVAWSPDGELIATGSMDNTIRLWESKAGKPWGDAMKGHSKWITSLTWEPLHLVAAGDKPRLASASKDGTIKIWDASRRTCLYTLSGHTNSVSCVKWGGQGLLYTGSHDKTIRVWDIKAGGKCINILKSHAHWVNHLSLSTDYAIRVGPFGPDGKASPSPQEARDIAKKNYEKVVRKSGQVEELMVTASDDFTMFLWNPLKSAKPLARMTGHQKLVNHVAFSPDGRYIVSASFDNSIKLWDGRDGKFIATFRGHVASVYQVAWSSDCRLLVSCSKDTTLKVWDVKTRKLSVDLPGHQDEVYTVDWSVDGQRVCSGGKDKMVRLWTH
- the IMG2 gene encoding mitochondrial 54S ribosomal protein mL49 (similar to uniprot|P25642 Saccharomyces cerevisiae YCR071C IMG2 Mitochondrial ribosomal protein of the small subunit); this translates as MLRLLRLKQLNKPLLRQTIRLQSTVETPKTFNCNEEAELEYQPGFAFSVFPRIQDVHTNDLVGSDSFGKDKYYVERSATGNLPVYIDVKNGGNVFTELRKIHGNVMKLRNDLQEQLPHIPKQNWKCVVQSNKIVIKGDFSQEVKRVLQTTF
- the ALG12 gene encoding dolichyl-P-Man:Man(7)GlcNAc(2)-PP-dolichol alpha-1,6-mannosyltransferase (similar to uniprot|P53730 Saccharomyces cerevisiae YNR030W ECM39 Alpha-1 6-mannosyltransferase localized to the ER responsible for the addition of the alpha-1 6 mannose to dolichol-linked Man7GlcNAc2 acts in the dolichol pathway for N-glycosylation) yields the protein MGWSYLDYGVILLISIYLRKAPFTKVEESFSIQAVHDILNYGILDISRYDHLQFPGVVPRSFIGPLIIAALTKPFTYASSIFSANSPTQFEWQLLTRAIIGLTNWLGLMYLKNCGEHALETQRLEEQEEDKKNKEEGRPVAIRRPDVNLISMGSWFTVNVLSQFHLIFYSSRPLPNFVLTLPLTNVALGWVLLGNYKQSVFLLAFTAIIFRLEVAALCAGVALLSIFYKKLNWFNAIKFGLMGGIIGMGLTLTVDSYFWRDWCIPEVDAFIFNVIRGKSAEWGIESPAGYFTHYLRTMFVPPTILLMGVIGFRNAPKNIRIVSLAAFFHIFVLSFQPHKEWRFIIYSIPPIILLGSTAAAYIWENLTVKKAFHALIIAVVGISPLISLATSFAFLHVSSMNYPGGQALTDFNEMIIANNITNVTVHMNVPVCMTGVTRFGELDFDKYGIIYDKTEDLNELKEKWNTFDYLIDQEGTAASIPFEKHPEKNWEQVSSAQIFIGLDPSVFNGVLKENETPFDFIYRLIKANVNLFSFFSDLIDSAFLRDDIFYTYRRISHDEDHAESQ
- the ZNG1 gene encoding GTP-dependent zinc transferase (similar to uniprot|P53729 Saccharomyces cerevisiae YNR029C Hypothetical ORF), which produces MSALKDYKYNEEEDGELPSLVTGTESDLNDILNHVKSDGGINIVSEDKIARTNLQNSNSDNSTTSSRKIPVSIITGYLGSGKSTLLEKLAQKGSDKKIAVILNEFGDSSEIEKAMTIRNGENSYQEWLDLGNGCLCCSLKNVGVKAIEDMIQRSPGKIDYILLETSGIADPAPIAKMFWQDEGLNSNVYIDGIITVLDCEHIVKCLDDVSEQTHWHGDQVVLEDKLTIAHLQIAMADRLIMNKLDRIENDENKIMKLEQRIRSINSEVPMFYTKFADIGIDKLLDLHAFDARNVPQEGGSGSTFHDPRMSTVTLNFRPLKTQEYDKFEKEFLQVLLWKEMGVCNDNIQGEVHRTKGLLLVDDKVRVLQGVRDTYEVFDGEETSSRTCRIVFIGKSLDQKSIADLLHNVIK